In Streptomyces sp. P3, one DNA window encodes the following:
- the ftsX gene encoding permease-like cell division protein FtsX — protein sequence MRAQFVLSEIGVGLRRNLTMTFAVIVSVALSLALFGGSLLMSDQVSAMKGYWYDKVNVSVYLCNKSDAESDAKCAKGAVTADQKKDILTDLKKMSVVDTVTYESQDEAYKHYKEQFGDSPLASSVTPDQMQESYRIKLKDPEKYQVIATAFDGRDGVQSVQDQKGTLDNLFELLNLMNRAALGVMALMLVVALLLIVNTVRVSAFSRRRETGIMRLVGASGFYIQAPFIMEAAVAGVIGGGLACVFLVVGRYFTIDHGMALSEKLNLITFLGWDAVLTKLPLILAASVLMPALAAFFALRKYLKV from the coding sequence ATGCGCGCCCAGTTCGTACTGTCGGAGATCGGCGTAGGTCTCCGCCGCAACCTGACGATGACCTTCGCCGTCATCGTCTCCGTAGCCCTGTCCCTGGCGCTCTTCGGCGGGTCCCTCCTGATGAGCGACCAGGTCAGCGCGATGAAGGGCTACTGGTACGACAAGGTCAACGTCTCCGTCTACCTGTGCAACAAGAGCGACGCGGAGTCGGACGCCAAATGCGCCAAGGGCGCGGTCACCGCGGACCAGAAGAAGGACATCCTCACCGACCTCAAGAAGATGTCGGTCGTCGACACGGTCACGTACGAGTCGCAGGACGAGGCGTACAAGCACTACAAGGAGCAGTTCGGGGACTCCCCGCTGGCCAGCTCGGTCACGCCGGACCAGATGCAGGAGTCGTACCGCATCAAGCTGAAGGACCCGGAGAAGTACCAGGTCATCGCGACCGCCTTCGACGGACGGGACGGCGTGCAGTCGGTGCAGGACCAGAAGGGCACGCTGGACAACCTCTTCGAGCTGCTGAACCTGATGAACCGGGCGGCTCTCGGGGTGATGGCGCTCATGCTCGTCGTCGCCCTCCTGCTGATCGTCAACACGGTGCGGGTCTCGGCGTTCAGCCGTCGGCGCGAGACCGGGATCATGCGGCTGGTCGGCGCCTCCGGGTTCTACATCCAGGCGCCGTTCATCATGGAGGCCGCCGTGGCCGGTGTGATCGGCGGCGGGCTTGCCTGTGTGTTCCTCGTCGTCGGCCGGTACTTCACCATCGACCACGGCATGGCCCTGTCCGAGAAGCTCAACCTGATCACCTTCCTGGGCTGGGACGCCGTGCTGACGAAGCTTCCGCTGATCCTCGCCGCGAGTGTGCTGATGCCCGCCCTGGCCGCTTTCTTCGCGTTGCGCAAGTACCTGAAGGTGTGA
- the ftsE gene encoding cell division ATP-binding protein FtsE, with translation MIRFDNVSKVYPKQTRPALRDVSLEVEKGEFVFLVGSSGSGKSTFLRLVLREERTSQGQVHVLGKDLARLSNWKVPQMRRQLGTVFQDFRLLPNKTVAENVAFAQEVIGKSKGEIRKSVPQVLDLVGLGGKEDRMPGELSGGEQQRVAIARAFVNRPKLLIADEPTGNLDPQTSVGIMKLLDRINRTGTTVLMATHDQNIVDQMRKRVIELEQGRLVRDQARGVYGYQH, from the coding sequence GTGATCCGATTCGACAACGTCTCCAAGGTCTACCCCAAGCAGACCCGCCCCGCACTCAGGGATGTCTCCCTCGAGGTGGAGAAGGGCGAGTTCGTGTTCCTCGTGGGATCCTCCGGTTCCGGCAAGTCCACCTTCCTGCGGCTGGTGCTCCGCGAGGAGCGGACCAGCCAGGGGCAGGTGCACGTCCTGGGCAAGGACCTCGCGCGTCTGTCCAACTGGAAGGTGCCGCAGATGCGCCGCCAGCTCGGGACGGTGTTCCAGGACTTCCGGCTGCTGCCGAACAAGACGGTGGCGGAGAACGTCGCCTTCGCGCAGGAGGTCATCGGCAAGTCGAAGGGCGAGATCCGCAAGTCCGTGCCGCAGGTGCTCGACCTCGTCGGGCTCGGCGGCAAGGAGGACCGGATGCCCGGTGAACTGTCGGGCGGTGAGCAGCAGCGTGTGGCCATCGCCCGCGCCTTCGTGAACCGGCCCAAGCTGCTGATCGCGGACGAGCCGACCGGAAACCTCGACCCGCAGACCTCCGTGGGCATCATGAAACTGCTCGACCGGATCAACCGGACGGGCACGACCGTGCTGATGGCCACACACGACCAGAACATCGTGGACCAGATGCGCAAGCGCGTCATCGAGCTGGAGCAGGGCCGCCTCGTGCGCGACCAGGCACGCGGCGTCTACGGCTACCAGCACTGA